Proteins from a genomic interval of Lelliottia amnigena:
- the ynjH gene encoding protein YnjH, giving the protein MNRYIITALFALLSTGAQADRFRPDVDVNVPAEVFSSGGQRAQPCNQCCIYQDQNYSEGAVVKADGVLLQCQRDERTISTNPLVWRRVKE; this is encoded by the coding sequence ATGAACCGTTATATCATTACCGCGCTGTTTGCGCTTTTATCGACAGGCGCTCAGGCTGACCGTTTTCGCCCGGATGTCGACGTTAACGTTCCGGCAGAGGTGTTTAGCTCCGGCGGCCAGCGCGCGCAGCCGTGTAATCAATGCTGCATCTATCAGGATCAGAACTATTCGGAAGGGGCGGTCGTGAAAGCCGACGGCGTGCTGTTGCAGTGCCAGCGTGATGAACGCACCATCAGCACGAACCCGCTGGTCTGGCGGCGTGTAAAAGAATAA
- the ynjF gene encoding CDP-alcohol phosphatidyltransferase: MLDRHVHPRIKPGLNRLVERLDRPTITADGLTLVGFAIGVLALPFLALGWYLAALVAIVLNRLLDGLDGALARRRGITDAGGFLDIALDFLFYALVPFGFALAAPAENALAAAWLLFAFIGTGSSFLAFAALAAKHNIDNPGYAHKSFYYLGGLTEGTETILLFALCCLFPMHFALFAWIFGALCWLTTTTRVWSGYQTLKALAR, encoded by the coding sequence ATGCTTGACAGACATGTGCATCCGCGCATAAAACCGGGGCTTAACCGTCTGGTGGAGAGGCTTGATAGGCCGACTATCACCGCCGATGGCTTAACGCTGGTAGGCTTTGCCATCGGCGTGCTGGCGTTGCCTTTTCTGGCGCTGGGCTGGTATCTGGCGGCGCTGGTGGCCATCGTGTTGAACCGTTTGCTCGACGGACTCGACGGTGCGCTGGCGCGGCGGCGCGGCATAACCGATGCCGGTGGCTTTCTCGATATTGCGCTCGATTTCCTGTTTTACGCCCTGGTGCCGTTTGGTTTTGCGCTGGCCGCTCCGGCGGAAAATGCCCTGGCGGCAGCCTGGCTGCTGTTTGCGTTTATCGGTACGGGGAGCAGTTTTCTGGCGTTTGCGGCGCTGGCTGCAAAGCATAATATTGATAATCCTGGCTACGCGCACAAGTCGTTTTATTATCTGGGGGGATTAACGGAAGGGACGGAGACGATTCTGCTGTTCGCGCTGTGCTGTTTGTTCCCGATGCACTTTGCGCTGTTCGCCTGGATCTTTGGCGCGTTGTGCTGGCTCACCACCACAACGCGCGTCTGGAGCGGGTATCAAACGCTTAAAGCGCTTGCCCGCTAA
- a CDS encoding carboxymuconolactone decarboxylase yields the protein MKETTAWVHPVKSIPVSLKPIAAMQKKHFGAVLNPTRWWGRMPRLFWLVALFVGFLERRHARLSPTLRSLLMTRVSQLCHCAFCIDANSLRLAERCGALDKVHAVSHWRDSTLFSADERAALAYAEATTATPPQIGDDVKTELKRFYSDAAITEMTALIAFQNLSARFNAALDIPAQGLCDAFKGKPHA from the coding sequence GTGAAAGAAACAACCGCCTGGGTCCACCCCGTCAAATCAATTCCCGTCAGCCTAAAACCCATCGCTGCGATGCAGAAAAAGCATTTCGGCGCCGTGCTTAATCCCACCCGCTGGTGGGGACGAATGCCGCGTTTGTTCTGGCTGGTGGCGCTGTTTGTCGGCTTTCTTGAGCGCCGTCATGCGCGCCTCAGTCCAACGCTGCGCTCGCTGCTGATGACCCGCGTATCGCAACTTTGTCACTGCGCATTTTGTATTGACGCCAACAGCTTGCGTCTGGCCGAGCGCTGCGGCGCGCTGGATAAAGTGCACGCCGTCAGCCACTGGCGCGATTCGACGTTATTCAGCGCGGATGAGCGGGCTGCGCTGGCCTATGCCGAGGCGACAACCGCCACGCCGCCGCAGATTGGTGACGACGTAAAAACCGAGCTAAAGCGCTTTTACAGCGACGCCGCCATAACAGAAATGACCGCCCTGATTGCGTTTCAGAATCTTTCGGCGCGTTTCAACGCTGCGCTGGATATTCCGGCGCAGGGGCTCTGCGACGCGTTTAAAGGGAAACCGCATGCTTGA
- the nudG gene encoding pyrimidine (deoxy)nucleoside triphosphate pyrophosphohydrolase — protein MTMLKTLDVVAAILEQDGKILLAQRPPHADQPGMWEFAGGKVEAGETQPDALIRELREELGIEAQPAQYVASHEREVSQRPIALHAWHVPTFSGELIAHYHSGLVWCTPEEALTYPLAPADIPLLEAFILLHAARPAGSC, from the coding sequence ATGACCATGCTGAAAACTCTCGATGTTGTCGCCGCGATCCTTGAACAGGACGGCAAAATTTTGCTGGCGCAGCGCCCACCCCATGCCGATCAGCCCGGAATGTGGGAATTTGCCGGCGGTAAAGTCGAAGCGGGCGAAACGCAGCCCGACGCGCTGATTCGCGAGCTGCGCGAGGAGCTGGGCATCGAGGCGCAGCCTGCGCAGTATGTCGCCAGCCATGAGCGCGAAGTGTCGCAGCGGCCGATCGCGCTGCACGCATGGCACGTCCCGACGTTCAGCGGCGAGCTGATTGCCCATTATCACAGCGGGCTGGTGTGGTGTACGCCCGAGGAGGCGCTAACGTATCCGCTCGCGCCTGCCGACATTCCCTTGCTGGAAGCGTTTATTCTTTTACACGCCGCCAGACCAGCGGGTTCGTGCTGA